The proteins below are encoded in one region of Flavobacterium nackdongense:
- a CDS encoding M1 family metallopeptidase: MKNYPCKALIQLALLFVISTLWSQQNSQVAQNHASSKYNYNEAFGPFFYSKNGTNTRSASGQPGYEYWQNRVDYQLTAKLNEEINEISGTSVITYTNNSPDKMSFLWMYLDQNLFKDDSRGNALVPLTGSRNGAQGQQFDGGFKIKSVKIISANKGVSSEKEAKFVISDTRMQVFLPQELNSKGGKVKVKIDFSFISPNEGSDRMGILGTKYGKIFSIAQWYPRMCVYDDIAGWNTNPYLGASEFYLEYGDFDINITAPSNHFVVCSGELVNAKEVYNIEQQKSWEQASKSETTVLIRSAEDVKNASNPASKTTKTWRFSIKNARDVSWASSSAFILDAARINLPSGKKAMAISAYPIESEGNQAWGRSTEYTKTSIENYSKRWFEYPYPAATNVASIAGGMEYPGIVFCGYKSKNADLWGVTDHEFGHIWFPMIVGSNERLFAWMDEGFNTFINSLSSGDFNKGEYKDKPEDLHIFAEKYTTPKLEPVMSSPDNMKEASIGTLGYSKPGAALVVLREHVLGSERFDLAFRTYVERWAFKHPAPDDFFRTMENVAGEDLSWFWRGWFVNNWRLDQGINKVQYVDNNPKLGAVISIENYEKMAMPVILDIKTKSGKVSRVKLPVEIWQRNVDWTFKHNSTEEIESIVIDPDHVFPDCNESNNAWKSNK, from the coding sequence ATGAAAAACTACCCTTGCAAAGCTTTAATCCAATTGGCATTATTATTTGTGATTTCAACCTTGTGGTCACAACAAAATAGTCAGGTTGCTCAAAATCATGCTAGTTCAAAGTACAATTATAACGAAGCTTTTGGACCATTTTTTTATTCAAAAAACGGAACAAATACTCGTTCAGCAAGTGGGCAACCTGGTTATGAATATTGGCAAAACAGAGTAGATTACCAATTGACAGCCAAATTAAATGAGGAAATAAACGAAATTTCCGGTACAAGTGTAATAACCTATACCAATAATAGTCCAGACAAAATGTCTTTTTTGTGGATGTATTTGGATCAAAATTTATTTAAAGATGACTCTCGTGGGAATGCTTTAGTACCTTTGACTGGAAGTAGAAACGGTGCTCAAGGTCAGCAATTTGATGGCGGTTTCAAAATAAAATCAGTTAAAATCATATCCGCAAATAAAGGAGTTTCTTCAGAAAAAGAGGCGAAATTTGTAATTTCTGATACTCGCATGCAAGTTTTTCTTCCTCAGGAATTGAACTCAAAAGGAGGAAAGGTCAAAGTTAAAATCGATTTTTCTTTTATTTCACCAAACGAAGGATCCGATAGAATGGGTATATTAGGAACAAAATATGGTAAGATTTTCTCTATTGCGCAATGGTATCCCAGAATGTGTGTGTATGATGATATTGCAGGATGGAATACCAATCCATATTTGGGAGCCTCCGAATTTTATTTAGAATATGGGGATTTCGATATCAATATTACTGCACCATCGAATCATTTTGTTGTGTGTTCTGGTGAATTGGTAAATGCAAAAGAAGTGTACAATATCGAACAGCAGAAAAGCTGGGAGCAAGCTTCAAAAAGTGAGACTACAGTACTCATTCGTTCTGCGGAAGATGTTAAAAATGCCTCTAATCCCGCATCCAAAACAACTAAAACTTGGCGTTTTAGTATTAAAAATGCACGCGATGTTTCGTGGGCATCGTCTTCGGCTTTTATTTTGGATGCTGCTAGAATCAATTTGCCCAGTGGAAAAAAAGCAATGGCAATTTCGGCTTATCCGATAGAAAGTGAGGGAAATCAGGCATGGGGAAGGTCCACCGAATATACAAAAACATCAATTGAAAATTATTCGAAAAGATGGTTTGAATATCCATACCCGGCGGCTACAAATGTGGCAAGCATAGCTGGAGGAATGGAATATCCAGGAATTGTTTTTTGCGGCTATAAATCCAAAAATGCCGACTTATGGGGAGTTACGGATCACGAATTTGGTCATATTTGGTTTCCTATGATTGTGGGTTCAAACGAACGTTTATTCGCTTGGATGGATGAAGGTTTTAACACTTTTATTAATTCATTAAGTTCGGGTGATTTTAATAAAGGAGAGTATAAGGATAAACCTGAAGATTTGCACATTTTTGCTGAAAAATATACAACACCAAAGCTGGAACCAGTAATGAGTTCACCCGATAATATGAAGGAAGCTAGCATTGGAACTTTAGGATATTCAAAGCCAGGGGCTGCATTAGTAGTTTTACGCGAACATGTTTTAGGTTCTGAGCGTTTCGATCTAGCTTTTCGAACTTATGTAGAACGATGGGCATTCAAGCATCCGGCGCCAGATGATTTTTTTAGAACGATGGAAAATGTGGCTGGGGAAGATTTGAGTTGGTTTTGGAGAGGCTGGTTTGTCAATAATTGGCGTTTAGACCAAGGTATAAATAAAGTACAATATGTCGATAATAATCCCAAATTAGGAGCTGTCATCAGTATTGAGAATTACGAAAAAATGGCGATGCCAGTCATTTTGGATATCAAAACAAAAAGCGGAAAAGTAAGCAGGGTAAAATTGCCTGTTGAAATTTGGCAGAGAAATGTAGATTGGACTTTCAAACATAATTCTACTGAAGAAATAGAAAGTATTGTTATTGATCCGGATCACGTTTTTCCTGATTGTAACGAAAGTAATAATGCTTGGAAATCAAATAAATAG
- a CDS encoding Fic family protein, which produces MKTLLKNAREKKGLKTREVAQLLGIDQALISKFENGTRKPTKDQVVKLASLLEIDFETLMINWLKEKIIYEIGQDEFALKAMNLVQEEIANSYVTIKKSISKNLSAILEEIDVLKTKLDQFRQFDSYRIAQALELEYTFESNRIEGNTMTLRETDLVINEGLTISGKSMREHLEVINHQEAIAYIKHLMEKNTPLNEREVLSIHNLILRGINPEDAGRYRRVQVMIKGSSYMPPQPFLVSAAMEDFFIWYETHKNALHPIVLAAELHERLVTIHPFIDGNGRTSRLVMNLILLQNGYVIANIKGDYDSRMQYYNALEIAQTQKNKEDFLLFIAQIEKESLTRYLEIIGQ; this is translated from the coding sequence ATGAAAACACTACTAAAAAATGCAAGAGAAAAAAAAGGGCTTAAGACCAGAGAAGTGGCACAACTTTTAGGCATTGATCAAGCATTAATCAGTAAATTCGAAAATGGAACAAGAAAACCAACCAAAGATCAAGTAGTCAAGTTGGCTTCCTTACTCGAAATCGACTTTGAAACCTTAATGATAAATTGGCTCAAAGAAAAAATTATTTATGAAATTGGACAAGATGAATTTGCTCTAAAGGCGATGAACTTAGTCCAAGAAGAAATTGCGAACAGCTACGTCACCATCAAAAAGTCCATTTCTAAAAACTTGTCTGCCATTCTTGAAGAAATAGATGTTTTAAAAACCAAACTAGATCAATTTCGTCAGTTTGACAGCTATAGAATTGCTCAAGCATTGGAACTTGAATATACTTTTGAAAGTAATAGAATCGAAGGAAATACAATGACACTTCGCGAAACTGATTTGGTCATCAACGAAGGCTTGACCATTTCTGGAAAAAGTATGCGAGAACATCTTGAAGTTATTAATCACCAAGAAGCGATTGCCTATATCAAGCATTTGATGGAGAAAAACACTCCTCTGAATGAGCGCGAAGTTTTGTCTATTCATAACTTAATTTTGCGCGGTATTAATCCTGAAGATGCGGGTCGTTACCGAAGGGTTCAGGTGATGATCAAAGGAAGTTCTTACATGCCTCCACAACCTTTTTTGGTTTCCGCAGCAATGGAAGATTTTTTTATTTGGTATGAAACCCATAAAAACGCCTTGCATCCGATAGTTTTGGCAGCAGAACTTCACGAACGTTTGGTCACCATTCATCCTTTTATTGATGGAAATGGCAGAACTTCGCGTTTGGTAATGAATCTAATTTTGTTGCAAAACGGCTATGTAATTGCCAATATAAAAGGTGATTATGATTCGAGAATGCAATATTACAATGCATTAGAAATTGCTCAAACTCAAAAAAACAAAGAAGATTTTCTGTTGTTTATAGCTCAAATCGAGAAAGAAAGTTTGACCCGTTATCTTGAAATCATTGGCCAATAA
- a CDS encoding 3-hydroxyacyl-CoA dehydrogenase family protein — protein sequence MKTIAVIGAGTMGNGIAHTFAQSGFTVKLIDLSEKSLDKGMATIFANLDRMVAKGTITEEEKFKTINNIITYTDIKDGVVGVDLVVEAATENVELKLNIFKQLNEVCSHNTILATNTSSISITQIGAVVAHPERVIGMHFMNPVPIMKLVEIIRGYNTSDEVTKIIMTLSEKLGKTPVEVNDYPGFVANRILMPMINEAIETLYNKVAGVYEIDTVMKLGMGHPMGPLQLADFIGLDVCLAILNVMYDGFKNPKYAPCPLLVNMVRARKLGVKSGEGFYDYSESKKAEKIAKQFISSK from the coding sequence ATGAAAACAATAGCCGTCATCGGAGCAGGAACAATGGGCAACGGAATTGCACATACTTTTGCTCAAAGTGGTTTTACCGTAAAATTAATCGATTTATCCGAAAAATCATTAGATAAAGGAATGGCAACTATTTTTGCCAACTTAGACCGAATGGTTGCAAAAGGAACCATTACTGAAGAAGAAAAATTCAAAACCATCAATAATATCATCACTTATACCGACATTAAAGACGGTGTTGTTGGCGTAGATTTGGTGGTTGAAGCAGCTACCGAAAACGTAGAATTAAAACTCAATATTTTCAAGCAATTGAACGAAGTTTGTTCGCATAATACGATTTTGGCTACCAACACTTCTTCTATTTCTATTACGCAAATTGGTGCTGTTGTTGCTCATCCGGAACGCGTTATTGGAATGCATTTTATGAATCCGGTGCCCATTATGAAATTGGTCGAAATCATTCGAGGTTACAATACGAGTGATGAAGTGACCAAAATCATTATGACCTTATCCGAAAAACTGGGTAAAACTCCCGTTGAAGTCAACGATTATCCGGGTTTTGTAGCCAACAGAATTTTGATGCCAATGATAAACGAAGCCATCGAAACTTTATACAACAAAGTAGCTGGCGTTTATGAAATTGATACCGTGATGAAACTAGGAATGGGACATCCAATGGGACCATTGCAATTAGCCGATTTTATTGGTCTCGACGTATGTTTAGCCATTTTAAATGTAATGTACGACGGTTTCAAAAACCCGAAATATGCACCTTGTCCGTTATTGGTCAATATGGTTCGTGCCAGAAAATTGGGCGTGAAATCGGGTGAAGGCTTCTATGATTACAGCGAAAGTAAGAAAGCTGAGAAGATTGCGAAACAGTTTATCTCTTCTAAGTAA
- a CDS encoding exonuclease domain-containing protein, with amino-acid sequence MYAILDIETTGGQFNEEGITEIAIYKFDGHEIVDQFISLVNPEIPIQPFVVKLTGINNAMLRSAPKFFEVAKRIIEMTYDCVLVAHNADFDYRILRTEFSRLGYDFNVKTLCTVELSQRLLPEQPSHSLGKLVRALGIPMADRHRANGDAMATVKLFKLLLEKDIEKTIVTELIKTEIKKGIAPKLLDIVQNMPSRTGVYYIHNDQGNLIYIGKSRNIKKRINQHFTGNTTKCKKIQNEVFDVTYEETGSELIALLKESEEIKIHKPILNRAQRKSIFQLALYAEQDKKGYLNLKIQKFDGRKKEITSFSSLQEAKNTLFHITTKYQLCQKLNGLYQTKKECFQYGIKECDGACIGAVSAEEYNSRVNTFLEEWNYKTQNMILIDKGRNISERSAVLIENGIYRGFAFYELNYQITNPSILHNILTPMQNNRDAKNIIQSYMRKSKTIKIINF; translated from the coding sequence TTGTACGCAATACTCGACATAGAAACCACCGGAGGACAATTCAACGAAGAAGGAATTACGGAAATTGCCATCTATAAATTTGACGGTCACGAAATCGTGGATCAGTTCATCAGTTTGGTCAATCCAGAAATTCCGATTCAGCCTTTTGTAGTGAAATTGACTGGCATCAATAATGCAATGTTGCGCTCTGCACCCAAGTTTTTTGAAGTGGCCAAAAGGATTATCGAAATGACATACGATTGCGTTCTTGTAGCCCACAATGCCGATTTCGATTATCGAATTCTTCGCACTGAATTTAGTCGACTGGGTTATGATTTTAATGTAAAAACGCTCTGCACTGTTGAGCTTTCGCAACGCTTACTGCCAGAACAACCTTCGCATAGTTTAGGGAAATTGGTTCGTGCTTTGGGAATACCTATGGCCGACAGACATCGTGCCAATGGCGATGCGATGGCAACTGTAAAACTCTTTAAATTATTACTTGAAAAAGACATTGAAAAAACAATTGTCACCGAGTTAATCAAAACGGAAATCAAAAAAGGAATTGCTCCAAAATTATTAGACATTGTGCAAAATATGCCCTCGAGAACTGGGGTTTATTACATTCATAATGATCAAGGAAACCTCATTTATATTGGCAAAAGTCGCAACATCAAAAAAAGAATCAACCAGCATTTCACAGGAAATACAACCAAATGTAAAAAGATTCAAAACGAAGTTTTTGATGTTACTTATGAAGAAACAGGCAGTGAACTCATCGCTCTATTAAAAGAAAGCGAAGAAATAAAAATTCATAAACCCATCCTGAATCGGGCGCAACGCAAAAGTATTTTCCAATTGGCATTGTATGCTGAACAGGACAAAAAAGGCTACTTGAATCTGAAAATTCAAAAATTCGATGGTAGAAAAAAAGAAATTACTTCTTTTTCGTCGCTGCAAGAAGCGAAAAACACGCTATTTCACATTACGACCAAATACCAATTGTGTCAAAAACTAAACGGTCTTTATCAAACCAAAAAAGAATGTTTTCAATACGGAATCAAAGAATGTGATGGTGCTTGTATCGGGGCAGTATCTGCCGAAGAGTATAACAGTAGAGTGAATACATTTCTAGAAGAATGGAATTACAAAACTCAAAATATGATTCTCATTGACAAAGGGCGGAACATTAGCGAACGTTCTGCTGTATTAATAGAAAATGGAATTTACAGAGGTTTTGCATTCTATGAGTTGAACTATCAAATTACAAATCCGTCGATTCTGCACAACATTCTTACACCGATGCAAAACAATCGAGATGCCAAGAATATCATTCAAAGCTATATGCGTAAGTCAAAAACCATCAAGATTATAAATTTTTAA
- a CDS encoding protein-L-isoaspartate(D-aspartate) O-methyltransferase gives MKNTDKHQGLRNQLVKLLKEKGIRDATVLSAINTIPRHLFIDSSFENFAYQDKAFPIDAEQTISQPYTVAFQTQLLEVKKGQKILEIGTGSGYQTAVLCLLGATVYSVERQVKLFKKTQNLLPKLGIRPKHLSFGDGYKGLPEHAPFDGIIVTAGAPNIPHALMAQLKIGGRLVIPLGEETQIMTLLIRKNEKQFEKHEFGDFKFVPLLENKN, from the coding sequence TTGAAAAACACTGACAAACACCAAGGGCTTCGTAATCAATTGGTAAAACTTTTGAAAGAAAAAGGAATTCGAGATGCAACTGTTTTGTCGGCAATTAATACGATTCCACGACATCTTTTCATAGATTCAAGTTTTGAAAATTTTGCCTACCAAGACAAAGCCTTTCCAATAGATGCGGAACAAACCATTTCACAACCATATACTGTGGCATTTCAAACTCAGTTATTAGAGGTTAAGAAAGGTCAAAAAATTCTAGAAATTGGTACTGGTTCAGGCTATCAAACTGCAGTTTTGTGTCTGTTGGGAGCAACTGTTTACAGTGTAGAAAGACAAGTGAAATTATTTAAAAAAACACAGAATTTGTTACCAAAATTAGGCATTAGACCCAAACATCTTTCATTTGGAGACGGTTATAAAGGGCTCCCCGAACACGCTCCTTTTGATGGTATTATCGTTACGGCGGGCGCTCCTAACATACCTCATGCATTGATGGCTCAGCTAAAAATAGGAGGAAGGCTTGTTATTCCGCTTGGTGAAGAAACTCAAATTATGACTTTACTCATCCGAAAAAATGAAAAACAATTTGAAAAACATGAATTTGGAGATTTTAAATTTGTTCCTTTATTGGAAAATAAAAATTAA
- a CDS encoding GNAT family N-acetyltransferase, translating into MLEINFKPFPNLETKRLLLRRLENEDVSEIFALRSDQEVMKYVPRPLAKTPQDALNHIAIINEKIDSNEGINWAITLKDNPKLIGIIGHYRIKPEHFRAEIGYMLLPEYHGKGIISEAINEVVKYGFQVMKLHSIEAIIDPDNIASERVLQKNGFVKEAHLKENEYYEGHFLDTVIYSILNKKQF; encoded by the coding sequence ATGTTAGAAATTAATTTTAAACCTTTCCCCAATCTTGAAACAAAACGATTACTGCTAAGACGTCTTGAAAATGAAGATGTGAGCGAGATTTTTGCACTTCGGTCTGATCAAGAAGTGATGAAATACGTCCCCAGACCATTGGCAAAAACTCCACAAGACGCCTTGAACCATATTGCCATTATTAATGAAAAAATCGATTCAAATGAAGGGATAAATTGGGCAATTACCCTAAAAGACAATCCAAAACTCATTGGAATTATTGGTCATTACCGCATAAAACCAGAACATTTTCGAGCTGAAATCGGTTATATGTTACTCCCTGAATATCACGGAAAAGGAATCATTTCGGAAGCTATAAATGAGGTTGTAAAATATGGTTTTCAAGTGATGAAACTGCATTCGATTGAAGCCATAATTGATCCTGATAATATTGCTTCGGAGCGCGTTTTACAGAAAAATGGTTTTGTAAAAGAGGCGCATTTAAAAGAAAATGAATATTATGAAGGGCATTTTTTGGATACCGTTATTTATTCTATTTTGAATAAAAAACAATTTTGA
- a CDS encoding aldose 1-epimerase family protein — translation MTTTISNSNLTAQIKHLGAELFSLKDKENKEYIWEGNPVFWGKHSPVLFPIVGTLKNNSYKYDENEYHLSRHGFAREMEFKLIEKSENSATFSLASTLETKKVYPFDFELQICYVLEENKLNIDYKVINKNEKMMPFSIGAHPALAMVENFDNYSLEFDQQEVLNYHLLEEGLISNTTNKLPLQNRQLVLNYQLFEKDALVFKALKSKSISILENTKPILKVNFSDFPNLGIWTMKDAPFLCIEPWFGYSDTLDEYDDFSKKEGIQLLEQNQTFESNYSIEIL, via the coding sequence TTGACAACTACCATTTCTAATTCAAATCTTACCGCTCAAATTAAGCATTTGGGGGCTGAATTATTTTCTTTAAAAGATAAAGAAAACAAGGAGTATATTTGGGAAGGAAACCCAGTATTTTGGGGGAAACATTCTCCCGTTTTATTTCCAATCGTGGGGACATTAAAAAACAATTCTTATAAATATGATGAAAATGAATATCATTTGTCAAGACATGGTTTTGCCCGCGAAATGGAATTTAAATTGATTGAAAAATCTGAAAATAGTGCCACTTTTTCATTGGCTTCAACTTTAGAAACAAAAAAAGTCTATCCTTTTGACTTTGAATTGCAGATTTGCTATGTACTTGAAGAAAACAAATTGAACATTGACTATAAGGTAATCAACAAAAATGAAAAAATGATGCCGTTTTCAATAGGTGCACATCCAGCATTGGCAATGGTCGAAAATTTTGATAATTATAGTCTTGAATTTGATCAACAAGAAGTATTGAATTATCATTTATTGGAAGAGGGGTTAATTTCTAATACAACTAATAAACTTCCACTTCAGAACCGCCAACTTGTTTTGAACTATCAACTTTTCGAAAAAGATGCTTTGGTTTTTAAAGCCTTAAAATCTAAGTCGATTAGCATTTTAGAAAACACCAAACCTATTCTGAAAGTGAATTTCTCAGACTTTCCGAATTTAGGAATTTGGACTATGAAAGATGCGCCATTTTTATGTATTGAACCTTGGTTTGGTTATTCGGATACTTTAGATGAATATGATGATTTTTCAAAAAAAGAGGGAATTCAGCTTTTGGAGCAAAATCAAACATTCGAATCCAATTATAGTATCGAAATTTTATAG
- the smpB gene encoding SsrA-binding protein SmpB — translation MLKTINILNKRARFDYEIIEKFTAGIVLAGTEIKSIRLGKANITESFCEFSGTELFAINTYIEEYAFGNQFNHKARSERKLLLNKRELKSLARSVQAKGLTIVPLKLFTNEKGMAKLEIGLCKGKKTYDKRESLKEQDTKRDLDRIKKSF, via the coding sequence ATGCTAAAAACAATCAACATACTCAACAAAAGAGCCCGTTTCGATTATGAAATAATCGAAAAATTTACGGCCGGAATCGTTTTGGCGGGTACCGAGATAAAATCTATTCGCTTGGGAAAAGCCAATATTACAGAGAGCTTTTGCGAATTTAGTGGAACCGAACTTTTCGCCATTAATACGTATATTGAAGAATATGCTTTTGGCAACCAATTCAACCACAAGGCCAGAAGTGAACGTAAACTTTTACTCAACAAAAGAGAATTAAAAAGTTTAGCCCGAAGTGTTCAAGCCAAAGGCTTAACCATTGTTCCTTTGAAATTGTTTACTAATGAAAAAGGAATGGCTAAACTAGAAATTGGTCTTTGCAAAGGAAAGAAGACCTATGACAAACGAGAATCGCTCAAGGAACAGGATACCAAACGAGATCTTGACCGAATCAAAAAATCATTTTAG
- a CDS encoding VF530 family protein produces MEKQQSKDPLHGITLQRILEVLVDFYGFDTLGELIKIKCFNDNPSIKSSLTFLRKTDWARKKVEELYIKTIPKLKP; encoded by the coding sequence ATGGAAAAACAACAATCAAAAGATCCGCTGCACGGTATCACATTACAAAGAATATTGGAAGTATTAGTCGATTTTTACGGATTTGACACTTTAGGAGAATTGATAAAAATAAAGTGTTTTAATGATAATCCGAGTATAAAATCGAGTTTGACTTTCCTCAGAAAAACCGATTGGGCCCGAAAAAAAGTGGAGGAACTTTATATAAAAACGATCCCGAAATTGAAGCCCTAA
- a CDS encoding ion transporter has product MYKQKSKLNLLRQKIHIIIYGTNTVAGRLFDLILLGLILLSVFLVMLETVKGFDVKYHHELIVLEWIITVFFSLEYLLRIYTTNQPRKYIFSFFGIIDLLAILPMYLSLFFIGSKVFSVIRALRLLRLFKILNHPKFTGQSLHIQQALRASRGKIIVFIYFVLISTIIIGSIMYIVEGEENGFTSIPISIYWTIVTLTTVGYGDISPATPLGQFIASMVMILGYGIIAVPTGIVTAEFSKTNTDKTAPEKQVCENCGVGNHNPNAKFCHRCGHPLTLE; this is encoded by the coding sequence ATGTATAAACAAAAATCAAAGCTCAACCTGCTGCGGCAAAAAATCCATATCATCATTTATGGAACAAATACTGTCGCCGGAAGATTATTTGACCTGATTCTGCTTGGGCTCATTCTGTTGAGCGTTTTTTTGGTAATGCTCGAAACAGTCAAAGGATTTGATGTAAAATACCATCACGAACTCATTGTTTTAGAATGGATTATTACCGTTTTTTTTTCGCTTGAGTACTTACTAAGAATCTATACCACCAATCAACCTCGAAAATACATTTTCAGTTTCTTTGGTATTATCGATTTGCTTGCTATTTTACCGATGTATTTGTCCTTATTTTTCATAGGATCAAAAGTTTTTTCAGTCATCCGTGCGCTACGATTATTGCGATTATTCAAAATATTAAATCACCCAAAATTTACAGGACAATCACTCCATATTCAACAAGCATTGCGCGCCAGCCGCGGAAAAATAATTGTTTTTATCTATTTTGTTCTCATAAGCACCATAATTATAGGCTCAATAATGTACATAGTCGAGGGCGAAGAAAACGGATTTACAAGCATTCCAATCAGCATTTATTGGACAATTGTAACCCTTACTACCGTTGGGTACGGCGATATTTCACCCGCAACCCCTTTGGGACAATTCATCGCCTCGATGGTTATGATTCTCGGTTACGGCATCATTGCTGTGCCCACAGGAATCGTAACCGCCGAATTTTCCAAAACAAATACCGACAAAACAGCACCAGAAAAACAAGTTTGTGAAAATTGTGGCGTGGGGAATCATAATCCAAATGCAAAATTTTGTCATCGTTGTGGACATCCATTAACACTCGAATAA
- a CDS encoding Gfo/Idh/MocA family protein, with translation MLKVGVLGAGHLGKIHLRLLQQSEKYELVGFYDENQENGEKVAKEFGYKQFHTIATLIHAVDVIDIVTPTLSHFKCAKVSIKSGKHVFIEKPISNTVAEAEEIIALAKEYNVKGQVGHVERFNPAFKATKDMIEKPMFIETHRLAEFNPRGTDVPVVLDLMIHDIDAILSVVNSKVKEIHASGVSVISETPDIANARIEFENGCVANLTASRISMKNMRKSRFFQKDAYISVDFLEKKCEVVKMKDAPETPGDFDIILQNAEGVKKQIYFSNPDVEQNNAILEELETFADAINNDTTPIVTLEQATEALRVAYQIIDCFGPPTPKGGV, from the coding sequence ATGTTAAAAGTAGGCGTTTTAGGTGCTGGCCACCTTGGTAAAATACATTTAAGATTATTACAACAATCTGAAAAATATGAATTAGTTGGTTTTTATGACGAAAATCAAGAAAACGGAGAAAAAGTTGCCAAGGAATTTGGCTATAAACAATTCCATACCATTGCGACTTTAATCCACGCCGTCGATGTAATTGATATCGTGACTCCTACACTTTCGCATTTCAAATGTGCCAAAGTTTCCATCAAATCGGGTAAACACGTTTTTATTGAAAAACCCATTTCAAATACCGTTGCCGAAGCCGAAGAAATCATTGCATTAGCCAAGGAATATAATGTAAAAGGTCAAGTGGGTCACGTCGAAAGATTTAATCCTGCGTTCAAAGCTACAAAGGATATGATCGAGAAACCGATGTTTATAGAAACCCACCGATTGGCAGAATTCAATCCTCGTGGCACCGATGTTCCTGTGGTTTTGGATTTAATGATTCACGATATTGATGCTATTTTGAGTGTTGTAAACTCGAAAGTCAAAGAAATTCACGCTAGCGGAGTTTCTGTCATAAGTGAAACTCCTGATATTGCCAATGCTCGAATTGAGTTCGAAAATGGTTGTGTGGCCAATTTAACCGCCAGCCGAATTTCAATGAAAAATATGCGTAAATCGCGTTTCTTTCAGAAAGACGCCTATATTTCGGTAGATTTTTTAGAGAAAAAATGTGAGGTGGTAAAAATGAAAGACGCACCAGAAACTCCGGGAGATTTTGACATTATTCTTCAAAATGCTGAAGGTGTAAAAAAGCAAATCTACTTTTCGAATCCAGATGTGGAGCAAAACAACGCCATCCTAGAAGAATTGGAAACTTTTGCTGACGCCATCAATAATGACACTACGCCTATTGTAACTTTGGAACAAGCGACCGAAGCTTTACGTGTGGCGTATCAGATTATTGATTGTTTTGGCCCCCCAACCCCCAAAGGGGGAGTTTAA
- a CDS encoding YggS family pyridoxal phosphate-dependent enzyme, with the protein MSISINLLKIKSSLPSTVTLVAVSKTKPIPDLMEAYNAGQRIFGENKIQEMAEKWEAMPKDIEWHMIGHVQTNKVKFMAPFVSLIHGVDSLKLLHEINKQAQKNNRIIDCLLQVYIAEEESKFGLDEEELAGIIRFITQNNEIYKNIRIVGLMGMATFTDNQNQIKKEFTHLKSIFDRINQLPTSNFQLLTLSMGMSGDYQLAIECGSTMVRIGSSIFGGRI; encoded by the coding sequence ATGTCCATTTCGATAAACCTCCTCAAAATAAAATCTTCTTTACCATCAACCGTAACTCTTGTTGCTGTTTCTAAAACCAAACCGATTCCCGATTTGATGGAAGCTTATAATGCGGGTCAACGTATTTTTGGTGAAAACAAAATCCAAGAAATGGCCGAGAAATGGGAAGCGATGCCAAAAGATATCGAGTGGCATATGATTGGTCACGTTCAAACGAATAAGGTCAAATTTATGGCACCGTTTGTGAGCTTAATTCACGGCGTGGATAGTTTGAAATTACTGCACGAAATCAACAAACAGGCACAAAAAAACAATAGAATTATCGACTGTTTATTGCAAGTTTATATTGCCGAAGAAGAAAGCAAATTTGGACTTGATGAAGAAGAATTAGCAGGAATTATTCGTTTCATCACACAAAACAACGAAATCTATAAAAACATTCGAATCGTTGGATTAATGGGAATGGCAACTTTCACAGATAATCAAAACCAAATCAAGAAAGAATTCACGCATTTGAAATCGATTTTTGATAGGATCAATCAACTTCCAACTTCTAACTTCCAACTTCTAACTTTATCAATGGGAATGTCTGGCGATTATCAACTCGCCATTGAATGCGGAAGCACGATGGTTCGGATAGGAAGTAGTATCTTTGGGGGACGAATTTGA